The genomic window AATGGCATTGCGATAAAAAATGCGCGCAAAAGATTTAGCAATAATGCAAGAAATACCACTTGCTTTAATCGCAATAGGCGCGTGTTCTCTACTGCTCCCACAGCCAAAATTCCAACCACCAACCATAATATCCCCCGCTTTTACTTTTTTGACAAAATCTTTATCAATATCCTCCATACAATGACTAGCAAGTTCTTTGTGGTCTGCTGTGTTAAGATACCTTGCTGGGATAATCACATCTGTATCTACATTATCACCATATTTATGGATAAAACCTTGTGCTTTCATCGCTTGTCCTTTTTGTAATTTGAATGTATCACATTATAAAACATTGCATTTAATGGGCGTAGAATAGGTGCTAAATCTCTTGCTAACTCGCCAAAGATTTTAGAGAATCTTCGCCTTTGCGCTGATATGAATAAGCTCTATGCCATAGACATTCAAATGCTTTCGCTCCGTATCCACAGAATGTTGCACAAATGCCGCCTTATCAGGCATATACTTTTGACACAGCAGAGCCATAGCTCTATTTTGCTCCTCATAATTGAGAATCTGCCTTATGCGCCCATAGGCGATTACACTCTCATACTCGGTAGTAAAAACGTGGCTGCCAAGCTTTTTTGGCTCATCACGCGCGATTTGCTGCAGCTCCTCCTCGCTAAATAAATTTGGCACTTCAACATCGCCGACAAATACCGCACATATAAGCGTATTATCTTTAAAAAAAGCGATTTTGCGCCCCGCCTTTGCTGTATGGATAAAGAGCGTATTCTCCGCATACACAAACGACACAGGAATACTAAAAATCTCATAAGATTCCTTTTGTCCGCTTTGCTCCACCTTTTTGGGTAGCTCAAAGTCGCTCACACACGCAGGAGCGGAGCTTAGCACACAATAACGCGCTTTGTGCATAATCTCTTTTGCCTTGTTTTCATCAAGTATTCTATCTTTTCGTCTCATATCGCTCCCTTGCAAGTTTTTGCAAAACAGAGGGCACACCATTTGCGAGTAAAAATTCAATAACTTCTATTACTTTTTGGGGTTTAGCGCGACTCATTGTGGCAAACATCGTAACATTCAAACCATCATTTGCTTTGTCCTTAATATTTGCTCCATTTGATAAAAGAAATTTAATCATATCAAGATTTGCGCTATCTGCAGCTATCATAAGCGGTGTTGTGTTTGCTATACCACCCATATTGATAATTTCCTTAAAATCTCGTGCGCGGGAAAGAATGTGGAGCATTTTCATATCATTTTTTTTCTACCGCAGAATGCAAGGCACTTGCAAAGCTCCCTGTCCTGCCATAATAGAGACTTGCACCAGAATCTACCAAGCTTTACGCGATTTTATATGAGTTAAACTTGACTGCCCACTCAAGCATACTCAAGCCCTGCTCACAAGGCTTATCGCGGATTTCCACATCTATATCAAAATATGTATAAAAATGCTCTTTGCTCCCTAGCGTTATACCTTTTAGCTTTTTTGACAATTTTTAAAGCCTTTTTCTCTATGGGCGAAAGAGGATATTGCTCCCACTTATCATTTTGTTTATTGCACACAAATTTTTGTGCGAAAGTCTCACTACAAAGTGCAAAAATCATTAAAAGAAAAATTTTTTGCAAGCTGTGCCCTATCGTGCGAGTTTTTAGAATCTTTAATGTTATGCACCATTCATTATTTGTGTTGCTTGTTCTTACGCAATATCCTCTGGTGCGCTTAGAATCCCACGCACAGCACTTGCTGCTGCCACTTCGGGTGAAGAGAGATACACTTCGCTTGTGATATGTCCCATTCTCCCTACAAAATTGCGGTTTGTTGTGGCTACGCATTTTTCATTAGCAGCTAAGATTCCCATATGTCCGCCAAGACAAGGTCCGCAAGTAGGTGTGGAAACCACCGCCCCCGCTTTGATGAAAGTCTCCAAATACCCGCGATTGATACATTCTAAATAAATGTTTTGCGTAGCGGGGATAATAATGCAACGCGTGTTTTTGGCGATTTTTTTATCTTTTAGAATCTTCGCAGCCACCGCCATATCGCTTAATCGCCCATTTGTGCAAGAGCCAATGACAACTTGGTCAATTTTTATTTCACCCCAATTATCCTTTTCTTTTGTGTTTTCAGGCAAATGCGGGAATGCCACGGTGTGATTAATTGAATCTAAATCAATATCAAAGACTTGCTCATATTCTGCATCATCATCAGCTTTGTAGATTCTAAACTCACGGCTTGTGCGTCCTTTGGCATATTCAATCGTGATGTCATCAACTTCAAAGATTCCATTTTTCGCCCCCGCTTCAATCGCCATATTCGCAATGCAAAGCCTATCATCAATAGTGAGGCTCTTTAAGCCTTCACCACTAAATTCCATACTTTTATACAGCGCACCATCAACGCCGATTTTGCCAATGATATGTAAAATCACATCTTTGCCACTCACATAAGGGCGCAACTTGCCTTTGAGGTTAAACTTCATCGCCTTTGGCACTTTAAACCACGCTTCGCCGGTTGCCATTCCTACCGCCATATCTGTGCTTCCCACACCTGTGCTAAACGCCCCAAGCGCACCATAGGTGCAAGTGTGAGAATCCGCACCGATAATCAAATCGCCAATAGTTACAATGCCTTGCTCGGGCAAAAGCGCGTGTTCCACGCCCATATTCCCCACATCATAGTAATGTTTAATATCAAAGTCATTGGCAAAGCAGCGGCATTGTGCGCTTTGTGTAGCGGCTTTGATGTCTTTGTTTGGGGCGAAATGGTCCATTACCAAAGAGATTTTACTTTTATCAAAGACTTTTTGAAATTTCGCTGCTTTAAAGGCATTAATCGCCACAGGCGTGGTGATATCGTTTCCTAGCACCATATCAAGCTTTGCCATAATCAAATCATTTGCTTTGACTTTTTCTAATCCCGCCCTATCTGCGAGAATCTTTTGACTCATTGTCATTCCCATAGTCGCTCCTTTTATGAAATTATTGTAATTGTTTGAGATATTCTTGCACAGGGAGATTATCGGGCTTTGCTTTAAAGATAGCGTATGATTCTAAAACATCACAAAACGAATAGCTAAATGCTTGTTTAATCGGTGAAAGCAGTGTTTCTAGGCTGTATCCGTGGTGTCCGTCATAGCTTTTTGCCTCACCACCCGCGGTAGTGATGATACTAAATTTTTTGCCCTCTAAAAGCTTTGGATTGGCAGAATAGTGAATCTTGCTTAAAACTAAATCCTGCCATTCTTTCATTAGCGCGGGTGTGCTAAACCAAAAGAGCGGAAATTGAAAAATGATTTTCTCACTCTCCTGTAATAGCTTGATTTCAGAATCTACATCAATCTTGCCGTCTTTGTAGATTTCATTGAGATTATGAATGCGGACATTTGGCAACGCCTTTGCTGCTTCTAATAAAGCCCTATTGACTTTAGAATCCGCCCAAAATGTGTGTGAAAAAATAAGAAGTGTTTGCATCGTCAATCCTTTGTGTTGAATGTGTTGTTAATGGCACTTATAAGCCCATACACACTTGCCATAATAATATCGCTATGGATACCTACGCCAAAGTGCATTTTACCCTGTGATTCTATTTGCACATAGCAAATCGCACTTGCATTTGAACCTTTTTTGAGTGCGTGTTCATTATAGTCAATTATTTCAAAGACAAGCCCAAGATTTTCCCTTAGCGCATTTGCTATGCTATCAAGGCGTCCAT from Helicobacter typhlonius includes these protein-coding regions:
- a CDS encoding NAD(P)H-dependent oxidoreductase, whose translation is MQTLLIFSHTFWADSKVNRALLEAAKALPNVRIHNLNEIYKDGKIDVDSEIKLLQESEKIIFQFPLFWFSTPALMKEWQDLVLSKIHYSANPKLLEGKKFSIITTAGGEAKSYDGHHGYSLETLLSPIKQAFSYSFCDVLESYAIFKAKPDNLPVQEYLKQLQ
- a CDS encoding pyridoxamine 5'-phosphate oxidase family protein, with translation MRRKDRILDENKAKEIMHKARYCVLSSAPACVSDFELPKKVEQSGQKESYEIFSIPVSFVYAENTLFIHTAKAGRKIAFFKDNTLICAVFVGDVEVPNLFSEEELQQIARDEPKKLGSHVFTTEYESVIAYGRIRQILNYEEQNRAMALLCQKYMPDKAAFVQHSVDTERKHLNVYGIELIHISAKAKIL
- a CDS encoding ankyrin repeat domain-containing protein gives rise to the protein MLHILSRARDFKEIINMGGIANTTPLMIAADSANLDMIKFLLSNGANIKDKANDGLNVTMFATMSRAKPQKVIEVIEFLLANGVPSVLQKLARERYETKR
- the leuD gene encoding 3-isopropylmalate dehydratase small subunit, with amino-acid sequence MKAQGFIHKYGDNVDTDVIIPARYLNTADHKELASHCMEDIDKDFVKKVKAGDIMVGGWNFGCGSSREHAPIAIKASGISCIIAKSFARIFYRNAINIGLAIIESEEIVNALNANDEILVDFDKGEILKLADNTRFQTTPFPPFIQEIINANGYLNYISERKKA
- the leuC gene encoding 3-isopropylmalate dehydratase large subunit; amino-acid sequence: MGMTMSQKILADRAGLEKVKANDLIMAKLDMVLGNDITTPVAINAFKAAKFQKVFDKSKISLVMDHFAPNKDIKAATQSAQCRCFANDFDIKHYYDVGNMGVEHALLPEQGIVTIGDLIIGADSHTCTYGALGAFSTGVGSTDMAVGMATGEAWFKVPKAMKFNLKGKLRPYVSGKDVILHIIGKIGVDGALYKSMEFSGEGLKSLTIDDRLCIANMAIEAGAKNGIFEVDDITIEYAKGRTSREFRIYKADDDAEYEQVFDIDLDSINHTVAFPHLPENTKEKDNWGEIKIDQVVIGSCTNGRLSDMAVAAKILKDKKIAKNTRCIIIPATQNIYLECINRGYLETFIKAGAVVSTPTCGPCLGGHMGILAANEKCVATTNRNFVGRMGHITSEVYLSSPEVAAASAVRGILSAPEDIA